A DNA window from Thalassospiraceae bacterium LMO-JJ14 contains the following coding sequences:
- a CDS encoding peptidoglycan-binding domain-containing protein yields the protein MATQQVNKQRSQIERDARQELSSIPKQNLFSPDINQPRIQPAPAPLTESKPSPSKGTVREVQKLLKELGYDPGPIDGQMGPKTRTAIKSFQREALLPPDAEIDQDFLRALRDAHSERQKFKSQQESRTGTKKFTVSEKQFLTIFQDQNGEMKLFDSTRVPFNTENSCYGWRMRINGISGSIKMREILRLPSKPLGGWPVITDGSKKVTPSSDGKSAVTDMMLEIKDDMVSHVWCIAEGDPIGDYSIDVFLDDVFVETFDFEVVKASQQAPSKTQAEAGNSPSSKQVYIPENASVDYTGKGWTCDRGYRPDGDRCVKFVVPAHASVDYTGRDWTCDRGYNQQGNQCVKFVVPDHASVDYTGRDWTCDRGYNQQGDRCIKFAVPANASIDYTGRDWTCDRGYKQQGNRCIKFAVPANARIDYTGRDWTCDRGYKQQGENCIKFAVPKNASVDYTGRNWVCNSGFMEVGDQCVR from the coding sequence AGTTGTCGTCCATACCAAAACAAAATTTATTTTCGCCAGATATAAATCAGCCAAGAATTCAGCCAGCGCCTGCCCCTCTGACAGAGTCCAAACCAAGCCCATCTAAAGGAACTGTCCGTGAGGTTCAAAAACTACTCAAGGAATTAGGGTACGATCCAGGCCCAATTGACGGGCAGATGGGGCCCAAGACCAGGACAGCTATAAAATCTTTTCAGCGCGAGGCGCTTTTACCTCCCGACGCAGAGATTGATCAGGACTTTTTGCGGGCTCTTAGAGATGCTCATTCGGAAAGGCAAAAATTCAAAAGCCAGCAAGAAAGTCGAACCGGCACCAAAAAATTTACAGTATCGGAGAAGCAATTCTTGACCATTTTTCAAGATCAAAATGGTGAGATGAAGCTCTTTGACTCGACCCGCGTCCCATTTAATACGGAAAACTCCTGCTACGGCTGGCGCATGCGAATCAACGGCATTAGCGGAAGCATCAAGATGCGTGAAATATTGAGGTTGCCGTCAAAACCACTGGGCGGATGGCCTGTTATCACTGACGGCTCAAAAAAGGTCACGCCGTCCTCTGATGGAAAAAGCGCCGTTACAGATATGATGCTCGAAATAAAGGATGACATGGTGAGCCATGTCTGGTGCATAGCGGAAGGTGATCCGATTGGCGACTACTCGATTGATGTATTTTTAGATGACGTTTTTGTTGAGACCTTCGACTTTGAAGTGGTTAAGGCGTCACAACAGGCACCTAGTAAAACTCAAGCAGAAGCGGGGAACAGCCCATCTAGCAAACAGGTTTACATCCCAGAGAACGCTAGTGTGGATTACACGGGGAAGGGTTGGACATGCGATAGAGGTTATAGGCCTGACGGTGATAGGTGTGTCAAATTCGTCGTCCCAGCACATGCCAGCGTAGATTATACAGGCCGGGATTGGACTTGTGATAGAGGTTATAACCAGCAAGGCAATCAGTGCGTCAAATTTGTTGTGCCTGATCACGCCAGCGTAGATTACACAGGCCGAGATTGGACTTGTGATAGAGGTTATAACCAGCAAGGTGACAGATGTATCAAATTCGCAGTGCCTGCAAATGCTAGCATTGATTATACAGGTCGGGATTGGACTTGTGACAGAGGCTACAAGCAGCAAGGCAACCGATGCATCAAATTCGCAGTGCCTGCAAATGCTAGAATTGATTATACAGGTCGGGATTGGACTTGTGACAGAGGCTACAAGCAGCAAGGCGAAAATTGCATTAAGTTTGCCGTTCCTAAAAATGCTAGCGTCGATTACACAGGACGCAATTGGGTCTGTAATTCCGGTTTTATGGAAGTGGGAGACCAATGCGTTAGATAG
- a CDS encoding SHOCT domain-containing protein yields MEAIFWLVGLGIVAAIFIPVLVGLEKSSKAKAAGQAIVKRDGFQSDVHYVSPYNQKGLAIDKTNNQILFSDHGHQSVFPFRSLIATEVLEDGVSISSTNRGSQIVGAAVGGVLLGGVGAVIGGLSGSSTTSNRAKKITLRIVTDDFQKPNFDIVMLDFSDSTKGVEKESIIYKQAIEEAAAWHSRLSTILKRLSENDESQMPKLQNVSGKSIADEIEKLATLLEKGLITEEEFKAQKANLLAK; encoded by the coding sequence ATGGAAGCAATATTTTGGCTAGTGGGTCTTGGAATAGTAGCAGCAATTTTCATTCCTGTTTTGGTGGGTCTCGAAAAGTCCAGCAAAGCGAAAGCAGCAGGACAAGCAATTGTTAAGCGAGACGGTTTCCAATCAGACGTACATTATGTGAGCCCATATAATCAAAAAGGATTGGCGATAGACAAAACAAATAATCAAATTCTTTTTTCGGACCATGGTCATCAATCAGTATTTCCTTTCAGGAGCTTAATAGCGACTGAGGTATTAGAAGATGGTGTATCAATCTCTAGCACGAACAGAGGCAGCCAGATTGTGGGTGCGGCTGTTGGAGGAGTTTTATTAGGTGGAGTTGGAGCCGTTATCGGAGGCCTTAGCGGTTCGTCGACTACGAGCAATCGCGCTAAAAAAATAACTTTGCGTATCGTGACGGATGATTTCCAGAAACCAAATTTTGATATAGTTATGTTGGATTTTTCGGACTCTACCAAGGGGGTTGAAAAGGAAAGTATCATTTACAAACAAGCTATAGAGGAGGCTGCTGCGTGGCATTCCCGACTATCTACTATCCTCAAAAGACTTTCCGAAAATGACGAGAGTCAAATGCCCAAATTGCAAAATGTTTCAGGAAAATCGATTGCTGACGAGATTGAGAAACTAGCGACCCTGCTTGAAAAAGGTTTGATCACCGAGGAAGAATTTAAAGCTCAAAAAGCCAATCTACTCGCGAAATAG